TCGACGAGTTGCGCCCACGTCTCCTTGAGCTGCGTCGGATACGCCTCCGAGGTCTGTCCCTGCGTCTGCAGGACGACCTCGGTGAGGGTATCGGTGGGAGACCAATCGAAAAACAGCTCGCAATGCAGGCCCCCGATCTTCTGACGCGTCCGGTAAACGCCATTGATGCCGGTGCGGCCCAAATAGGTGTCGTCGAGGTCGGTTTGGACGGCCTTGCTCTCCTTGAGCTTCTTTTTGACCGTCTCGATGCTGTCGCCGAAGCACAGGGTATCGAAAATCGCCTTCGGGTCCGGCGCCGGGGTCGGCTCGGCTGCCGCGGGCGGCTTTTGCCCTACATTCGCCGTCTGCGAGGACACCCACGTCTTGTCCGCGGCGTGAAGCTTGGCGTAGTCGACGGTGAACATCTTGCCATCTTCGCGGCGGATGGTGACCTGCTGGTCATTGTGCGAGACATACTCGCCGCTGAAGGAATTCGTCCCGTCGGCACTCTTCCACGTCCGCGATTCCGCGAACAGCGGGACGGTGCCAGTAATCAGGAGCGTGAGGAACAAGGATCGCATTGTGTGAGGAAAGAACGCCGCTGGGGCCGGAAAGTTGACAAAAAAAATCCCGGCAGCGGATAACTCCGCTGCCGGGACGACTAAACTGTCTGCTCTACCGGATTACCAGCGCTGAGAGCGGGTATGGAAGTAGTAGCTTTCGAAGCCGAGTTCCGGCGGGAACTCCGAGAGGCCATCGGAAGGATTCATCTGAATCCGGTTGTCTTCGCCGCAACGCTCATACGGCGGCTTGAAGGTACCGCGGTAGGTCGGGCAGGTGAAGGTGAAGACTTCATAGAAGCCGTAGCCAAGGCGCTTCAGGGAGCGGCTGGTGCCATCCACCACACCGTAGGACCAGCCAGCCTTGCGGCCGTGGTCGTCGGTCTTGCGGACGATCTGCTCGGGAAGTTCCATGAACCCGTAAAGGATGTTGCTGATGCCGCGGCCGAGCTTGCGGGTCGCCGTGTAGGTCGATCCCGGAGGAGCTTGGATGTCGGCGGATGCCACACCGCCAAGGGCGAGCACGGCGGTAGCGAGAACGGCGAGTTTTTTCATGTGCTGCTGTGAGCCTAGGAACGGGATTCGGGGGTTGGCAACGGGAAAGTGGGGCACGGGAGGAGTTCCACGGGAATTCTTCCCAGTTCCACGGTGGCCCGTAGGGACAATGAATGGACGGGGTGGCCGTTTTGAAGTTCGCGCCGGAAAAATGCCTCCACCGGGCCACGGCAACTCTGCCTAGGCGGCTGATGCTTCCGTGGGATCATCGCCCCCCCTTTCGAACAACGAGGATTTCGCCACCGGAATCAGGCAGGCTCGCTCAGGAGTCTTTGACAACCAGAGCCCTCAGACTAAAAGGATCTCCACGCCGATATTCCCTCGCGTGGCCTTGGAATAGGGGCAGGTCTGGTGCGCCGCGTTCACGATCGCTTGCGCCGCCGCCTCCTCGATGCCCGGCAGGCTGACCTTGAGCCGGGCCTGTAGCGAGTAGCCGCTGTCCGACTGGCACAGGTCGACCTCTGCATCCACCGCCGCATCCTGCGGAAACCGGACCTTCATCGCTCCCGCGGCGATTTTCATCGCCCCGATAAAGCAGGCGGACCATCCGGCCGCGAACAGTTGTTCGGGATTGGTGCCAGTCCCCTTGCTGCCGGGAGTCGCCAGCTTGATATCCAGAGCCCCGTCGGAGGAGCGGGACGCGCCGCCATCCCGGCCACCCGTGGTGTGGGTCTGACCGGTGTAAAACACTTGCTTGGAGCCGGTGTCGCGACCGGCATCGGAAACTAATGTGGCATTCATCTGTTTGGTTGGTTGGGTTCGAGTGGTTGTTTCGTTGTTCGGGGGGATGGAAATCCGGCCGTCACTTCTGCCCCGCCAGACCGCCCAGCGAGTAGCGGGTGAAGATAAAGTCCTGCGCCGCGGCCGGCTGGTGACAGGTGAAGCACGCGGCCAGCTTGGCCTCGTCGACCACCGGCCTGCCATCGGCCTCGCCGAATTGGGCGTAGCCCCAGCCCCCGCTGGCGGCATACTTTTTCGAATCCTTGAACATGAACTGGACGCCGTTCTTGGGCGCTCCGGGCACGAAGGACTGTGCTTGGCCAAAGGCCTTGTCGTTCTCCTCCGACGGAACCAGAGCCCACGCAATCCGCGCGATGACCGCGCCATCGGGAAACGGCAGCGTTCCCTCGCGATAGGCCTTGATCGCAATGTCGTTGCCTAGCACGGCCCGGATGTCGTCGAGCTTCCCTTCCTCGCGCGCCACGGAGATCAGCCTCCAGTCGCGATAGCCTTCGGGGATCTGCGTGATGCCCGGATCCGGCCGAGCGGGATCCGCAGGCTTGGAACCCTCAGCCTGCGCGGTCGCCAGGCGGGTGATAAACGCAGCGGGCAGGATCAGCAGGGCCGCCGCCGCGGCACGATGGATGGAGTGTTTCATGGCTGAGCTTGGCTTGTTCTTCCGTGGAACTGACGGGCAATTCTTCCGCTCTTCGGGCGGCCAGCCTGCCGCGCACCTTCCAGCGCGGCAGGCCGACGAGACTTGGGATCAAGGGTTCGCGCCCCGGAGCGACCTCAGCCCGACCCGCAGTTCCTCCACTAGGATCTTGGGCTGCTCCCAAGCCGCGAAGTGCCCGCCCTTCTCCACCTTGTTGTAGTGGATGAGATGGGGATAGGCGCGTTCAACCCAGCTCCGGGGCGCTTGGTACAGCTCGTCGGGGAAGGCCGTCACGGCGATGGGGATTTGGACACCCATCGGCGCGAAGAACGGCAGCCTGTTCTCCCGGTAGAGGCGCGCCTCCGAGATCGCCGTGTTGGTCAGCCAGGTGATCGTGATGTTGTCGAGCACGTCATCGCGCGTGAGGCCTTCGCGTTGTCCGTCGAAGACACGGGCGATGAGCTCGTAGCTCTTCAGGTCGTGGTCGATCATCCAGGCAGCAAGCCCGACCGGGGAATCCGCAATCCCGTAGAGCGTCTGCGGATGATTCGCCATCTGCTGGGCATATGACAGCCCGTGCGTGAAGAAGAAGTCCAGCCGCTCGAAGGCGCGCTTCTCGTCGGGCGCTAGGCCGGGTGGCGGCGTATGCGTGGCGAGGCCTTGGGCGATTTCGGCCGGCACCGCGGACGGCATGTTGGTGTGGATGCCGAGCAATTCCGGCGCTGCCTGCACGCCCATCTGCTCGGTGACCAGCGCGCCCCAATCGCCGCCCTGAGCCACGTAGTGCGTGTACCCCAGGCGCTTCATCAGCGTGGTCCAGGCACGGGCGATGCGCGGCGGATCCCAGCCGGTGCTGGTCGGCTTGCCGGAGAACCCGTAGCCGGGCATCGACGGAATCACCACATGGAAGGCATCCGCGGCGGTGCCCCCGTGCTCGGTCGGATTGACCAGCGGATCGATGATTTTCAGTTGCTCGATGACCGAGCCCGGCCAGCCGTGGGTGATGACCACCGGCAAGGCATCCTCATGTTTCGAGCGAACGTGAAGGAAGTGGATGTCCACCCCGTCGATCTCGGTCATGAACTGCGGCAAGGCATTGAGGCGCGCCTCCACCTTCCGCCAGTCGTAGTCATCCGCCCAATAGCGGGCGAGCTTCTGGATGGTCGCGAGCTGCACGCCTTGCGACGAATCCGTGACCGTTTCCTTTTCCGGCCAGCGGGTGGCGTTGAGGCGCCGGCGCAAGTCGGTGAGGTCCTCCTCGGGAACATTCACGCGGAACGAATGAATGGCATCGCGGTCGGTCGCTTGGGTGCGCGTGTCGCCCGCTTGCCGCGATTCAAGGCCCGGGGTGGTTCCGGGCAGGTCTGCAGTCTTCATGGTGTGCTTGGTAGGTTGGTAGTTCTCCTTGCAGCAGATTCCTGTCTCCCCTCGCCTCCGGCTCATCCCGTGTCGCGCGTTGAAACATCTGCCAGCATTTGCAACAGCGAGAATTCCGCTCGGAGTGGCCAAAAGAAATTGGCCGGTTTTTTCACAGCGCTCGGGAACAAGGGCAGGACTGCCGCAACTTCAGTCCGCCTCGCCCTCCATCAGCCGTTTCGCTTCCGAGCGCAGTGCTTGGATGATCAGCCAGTCGCGCCATTCGCGGCCGATCTGCTGTTCGGAATCCGGCAGCTGTTCTGCAATGAGCTTGTCGCATTCGGCCAAGGCCGCCCGGGCTTCCTCCAAGCGACCCAGCTTGAATTCGGCCATGGCCAGGACCGTGAAAGCCCCCGCCTTCGCTTCGCGGAAAGGGCCATCGGCAGCGCGGCGAGTCCAAGTCAACGCCTCCTCGTAGTGGCCGAGACGAAATTCCGCCAGGCCTTTGCAAAATTGGAAATACGGTGCTGCGACTTCCTTCGAACCATCGTTCACCGCCCGTTCCGCCATGGCAGCCACGGCCTTCAGATCAAGGGCAGGCAACGGCAGAATCAGGCAAGCCTTTGCCATCCGGTCGGCGACAAAGACGTCCTTGGTCTCGCCGAACTTGCCGCAGATGCTCGCGCAGAGCCGCTGGTATTCCGCCAGATCGCCGAGCTGAACCAGCAGCGGGGCCAGTGTCAGATAGTGCTCATGACTCTCCGGCGATTGCTTGAGCAGCAGCACCGCGTCGTCGGCCGCCTCCCGCCAGCGCCGGCACATCGCATGGGTGTCACAGCGCTCGTAGAGCAGGCCGGAATACTCTGGCGTCAACTCCTGTCCGGCTGGCAGCAGATCCGCGAACAAGCGTTCGGCGTCCTCGAACTTCCGCTGATGCAAGAGCGCGTTGATCAGGTCGCGCAAGATCATGAGGCTCTCCTCCCTGGTGGTGCCCCATGCCTTCCCCGCCACGGCGAGGGCCTCGCGGCCCGCGACCTCCGCCTCGTCGAATTTCCCCATCGGCAACAAGACCCGGATCAGCGAGTGAAGCGACTTGGCCACCAAGGCATGGTCCGGACCATGGACCTTGCGGTTGGTTTCCACCACTTGCCGCAGCAGCGGCACCGCTTCCGCACGCTTCCCTTGGATCGAAACCATGTTGGCGAGGTTTTCGAGGCAGAGGATTTTTGACGGATGCTCGTCCGCCAGGGTATCGCCCCAATGGTCCAATGCCTGACGGAAGAAGTCCTCGGCTTCGCGATAGTTCTTCTGCCCATATCTCACGCAGCCCAGACCCATCAACGAATCGCCCAGCAGCGCGCTCTTGTCGCCATGCAGCCGGCGCAGCATCGCGAGCGACTTCTGCAGCATCGCCTCGGCTTCCGGGATGTCTTGCCGCGCCCAGAAGATCGAGCCCATCACGTAATAGGACTCGGCCACTTTCCCATGTTCCTCGCCAAGCAGCTTCCGGCGTGTGACCAGGGACCGGCGGACGATGGTCTCGGCTTCGGTCCCCTTCGAGCTATAGCTCAGGGTATACCCCAGCTCGATGAGGGTGTCGGTGACCGCTTCGCTCTCCTCACCGAAGAGGCCGACCCGGAGTTCCAGCGCCTCCCGCAGCATCGCCTCCGACTTCGGCAATTGGTCGAGATCGCGATACACCCTTCCGAGAAGCGTCTGCAGGTCCGCGCGGACCGCTGGCTGGCCCGCCAGCTCCACCGGAAACCGGCTCTCGGTCTTGGCGAGAATCTCTTCTAACATCCTCGTGTCCCGCCCCCGTGCCACGGAAGGTCCGACGCCCTCCAGCATCGCCTTGAGAAAGCGCGTGGCCTGTTGGCTCTGCGTCTTGTCGACCTCCGCCTGCTGGCGCGCCTTGTCGGCCTCCTGCCGCGCACCCTGCTCCCGCTTCAAGGCAAGCGCCACCGCCACGAAGCCGATCACCAGAACCGCGGCAACCATCGAGCCCGCGGCGAACCACAGCCGGTTGCGCCGGACCAACTTGCCGAATCGATACGCAGTGCTGGGAGGGCGGGCCAGCACCGCGTCGCCCGCGAGATAGCGTGCGATATCCATGGCCAGGGCGTTGGTCGTCGCATACCGGCGGGTGCGGTCTTTCTCGAGCGCCTTCATCACGATCCAGTCAAGGTCGCCGCGCATCTCGCGGATCAGCTTGGGCACTTCGGCGGCGTGATGCTTCGCAACGTTCGCCAAGTCCGCGGCCGCCATCGTGCTCAGCCGGGTCGATGGCCGCACCGGCTCCACCTCGCGAATGACTCGCCGGACTTCATCAAGACCTGCCTTGAGAAGCTCGTGGGTGTCAAACGGAGTCGCACCGGTGAGCAATTCATACAACAGCACGCCCAGGCTGTAGATGTCGGTCCGCGTGTCCAGTTCCGCGCTGGCCATGGTCGCCTGCTCGGGACTCATGTAGGCGGGAGTCCCGATCAACATCCCCCAGGAGGTGACGAGGGTCTTGTCGGTGAGTGGTTCGCCGCCGGTGGCCTTGGCGATCCCGAAATCAATCACCTTGGGCACCGGCTTCCCGTCCTGCCCGGTCATCACCAGAATGTTCGACGGCTTGATGTCGCGATGGAGGATCCCCTTCTGGTGCGCATGCTCGATCGCGTCGCAAATGTGGGTGAAGAGCTTCAGGCGGGCGTCGAGCGGGAGGGAGTGCCGTTGACAATAATCCGTGATCTTCAGGCCCTCGACCAATTCCATCACGAAGTAAGGCCTGCCGCTCGCGGTGGCACCGGCATCGAAGACATGGGCGATGTGCGGATGATCCATCAGGGCCAGCGCTTGCCGCTCGGCCTCGAAGCGGGCGATCACGCTCCTCGTGTCCATGCCCGGCTTGATCACCTTGAGCGCGACCCGCCGCCGGACCGGTTCCTCCTGTTCGGCCAGGAACACCACCCCGCAGCCGCCTTCGCCGATTTGCTGGAGCAGCCGGCAATTCCCCACCCGGTCGCCGGGCTTTTCCCCTGCCGCCACCCGCAACCTCGTCTCATCAAGTTCCCAGGTGGCCGGCTCTTCGAGGAAGATCCCGGCGCGGTCATGGGAATTCAGTAAAACCTCGATCTTGCACCGCAGCTCCTCGTCACCCGCGCAAGCCCGGTCCAGAAATTCAGCCCGCTCTTCAGGCGGGAGCTGGACCGCTCCGGTGAAGAGTTCAATGTGGCGTCCGGTGTCACCCGTCATGGAATCAACAGGCTCGGATTGTTCCTCGATCTTCGGACCCGCTATTGGCTTTCGATTTCGTTCAGCAGCCAGGCACGGGAGAAGTTCCAATAGTTCTTCACGGTGGAAAGTGAGATCCCCAGTATCTGTGAAACCTCCTCGTTGGTCATGCCCGCGAAGTATCGCAGCTTGACCAGATCCGCCTGCACCGGATGCGCACCCGCGAATTTGGACAGGGCTTCGTTCACCGCCAGCAGTTGCTCATCGGCGGTGGGAGCGGCCAGATCGAATCCGTCGAGATCCACGCGCTGATACCCCCCGCCATGGCGCTGGGCGCGCTTCCGCCGTGCGCGGTCGATCAGGATCCGGCGCATCGCCTCGGCAGAGGCGCGGAAGAAATGTTCCCGATTGTTGAATGATGGGGCCTGATCCCCGACCAGCCGGAGCCAGGCTTGATGCACCAGCGCCGTCGGTTGCAGCGTCTGGCCGGGAGCTTCCTGATCCACCTTCGAAGCGGCCAGCCGCCTCAATTCGTCGTAAACGAGTACAAGCAACTGCTCGGCGGCATGGGAGTCGCCTGCCTGAATGGCGGCAAGCATCACTGTGGCATCGCTCATCTGTTCCGGCAGTACTACTCCAGACATGCCGCAACGCCGCGCCGGGGTCACTCACATTTTCGCGTCACCTCCTGCCGCTCCGGCACGGCGTGTCCCGCGTTGGGACTTGTGGTCCACCAGCAGTGGTCAACTAGCATCTTCGCGGCACCCCCAGCCCCAAAGGGGCGAAATCCCTCAGCCCAGGGCAAGCGTAGCGCCGCCCTGGGTTCCCATCGCCACCGACCGGCGCCCTGAAAGGGCGCGATACGGGGAAGGCCGCGTGAAAAGATAGCCCCAACCGGGCCTCACAGCTCCAGCGTGATTACCTTTACGATCCCCGGCGTGCTCTTCAGCAGATCCAGCAGGCTCGCCGGCGGCTCGGAATCCACCTCGATCACCGTCAGCGCGCGGGTGCGGTCAGCGGTGCGGGCCAGGCCCATGTTCGCGATGTTCACACCGGCATTGCCCAGCGCCGTGCCGATCACACCCACGATGCCGGGGCGGTCGTCGTTCTCCACGAAGAGGAAGCGGCCGGCGATGTTGCAGTCCACATACAGCTTGTCGATTTCCACGATCCGCGGCGATTGGCCGATCAACGTCCCCGCCACACGGTAACGCACGTCGCCCTTCTTCAACTCGGCCACCACCAGTTCACTGAACTCGGTCTTGGCGTTGATTGTCGATTCCGTCACATCCAGCCCGAGCTGGGTCGCGATCGCCGGTGCGTTCACGA
This genomic interval from Luteolibacter arcticus contains the following:
- a CDS encoding exosortase system-associated protein, TIGR04073 family gives rise to the protein MKKLAVLATAVLALGGVASADIQAPPGSTYTATRKLGRGISNILYGFMELPEQIVRKTDDHGRKAGWSYGVVDGTSRSLKRLGYGFYEVFTFTCPTYRGTFKPPYERCGEDNRIQMNPSDGLSEFPPELGFESYYFHTRSQRW
- a CDS encoding organic hydroperoxide resistance protein; translated protein: MNATLVSDAGRDTGSKQVFYTGQTHTTGGRDGGASRSSDGALDIKLATPGSKGTGTNPEQLFAAGWSACFIGAMKIAAGAMKVRFPQDAAVDAEVDLCQSDSGYSLQARLKVSLPGIEEAAAQAIVNAAHQTCPYSKATRGNIGVEILLV
- a CDS encoding cytochrome P460 family protein; amino-acid sequence: MKHSIHRAAAAALLILPAAFITRLATAQAEGSKPADPARPDPGITQIPEGYRDWRLISVAREEGKLDDIRAVLGNDIAIKAYREGTLPFPDGAVIARIAWALVPSEENDKAFGQAQSFVPGAPKNGVQFMFKDSKKYAASGGWGYAQFGEADGRPVVDEAKLAACFTCHQPAAAQDFIFTRYSLGGLAGQK
- a CDS encoding epoxide hydrolase family protein, whose product is MKTADLPGTTPGLESRQAGDTRTQATDRDAIHSFRVNVPEEDLTDLRRRLNATRWPEKETVTDSSQGVQLATIQKLARYWADDYDWRKVEARLNALPQFMTEIDGVDIHFLHVRSKHEDALPVVITHGWPGSVIEQLKIIDPLVNPTEHGGTAADAFHVVIPSMPGYGFSGKPTSTGWDPPRIARAWTTLMKRLGYTHYVAQGGDWGALVTEQMGVQAAPELLGIHTNMPSAVPAEIAQGLATHTPPPGLAPDEKRAFERLDFFFTHGLSYAQQMANHPQTLYGIADSPVGLAAWMIDHDLKSYELIARVFDGQREGLTRDDVLDNITITWLTNTAISEARLYRENRLPFFAPMGVQIPIAVTAFPDELYQAPRSWVERAYPHLIHYNKVEKGGHFAAWEQPKILVEELRVGLRSLRGANP
- a CDS encoding serine/threonine-protein kinase, yielding MTGDTGRHIELFTGAVQLPPEERAEFLDRACAGDEELRCKIEVLLNSHDRAGIFLEEPATWELDETRLRVAAGEKPGDRVGNCRLLQQIGEGGCGVVFLAEQEEPVRRRVALKVIKPGMDTRSVIARFEAERQALALMDHPHIAHVFDAGATASGRPYFVMELVEGLKITDYCQRHSLPLDARLKLFTHICDAIEHAHQKGILHRDIKPSNILVMTGQDGKPVPKVIDFGIAKATGGEPLTDKTLVTSWGMLIGTPAYMSPEQATMASAELDTRTDIYSLGVLLYELLTGATPFDTHELLKAGLDEVRRVIREVEPVRPSTRLSTMAAADLANVAKHHAAEVPKLIREMRGDLDWIVMKALEKDRTRRYATTNALAMDIARYLAGDAVLARPPSTAYRFGKLVRRNRLWFAAGSMVAAVLVIGFVAVALALKREQGARQEADKARQQAEVDKTQSQQATRFLKAMLEGVGPSVARGRDTRMLEEILAKTESRFPVELAGQPAVRADLQTLLGRVYRDLDQLPKSEAMLREALELRVGLFGEESEAVTDTLIELGYTLSYSSKGTEAETIVRRSLVTRRKLLGEEHGKVAESYYVMGSIFWARQDIPEAEAMLQKSLAMLRRLHGDKSALLGDSLMGLGCVRYGQKNYREAEDFFRQALDHWGDTLADEHPSKILCLENLANMVSIQGKRAEAVPLLRQVVETNRKVHGPDHALVAKSLHSLIRVLLPMGKFDEAEVAGREALAVAGKAWGTTREESLMILRDLINALLHQRKFEDAERLFADLLPAGQELTPEYSGLLYERCDTHAMCRRWREAADDAVLLLKQSPESHEHYLTLAPLLVQLGDLAEYQRLCASICGKFGETKDVFVADRMAKACLILPLPALDLKAVAAMAERAVNDGSKEVAAPYFQFCKGLAEFRLGHYEEALTWTRRAADGPFREAKAGAFTVLAMAEFKLGRLEEARAALAECDKLIAEQLPDSEQQIGREWRDWLIIQALRSEAKRLMEGEAD
- a CDS encoding sigma-70 family RNA polymerase sigma factor, which translates into the protein MSDATVMLAAIQAGDSHAAEQLLVLVYDELRRLAASKVDQEAPGQTLQPTALVHQAWLRLVGDQAPSFNNREHFFRASAEAMRRILIDRARRKRAQRHGGGYQRVDLDGFDLAAPTADEQLLAVNEALSKFAGAHPVQADLVKLRYFAGMTNEEVSQILGISLSTVKNYWNFSRAWLLNEIESQ